Proteins from a single region of Equus asinus isolate D_3611 breed Donkey chromosome 17, EquAss-T2T_v2, whole genome shotgun sequence:
- the LOC123278144 gene encoding olfactory receptor 5M10-like: MSSQNHTVVMEFILLGLTDDPVLEKLLFVVFLVIYLITLAGNLRMIVLIRTNSHLQTPMYFFLSHLSFVDICYSSNVTPNMLYNFLSDQKIISYAGCFTQCLLFIALVITELYILASMALDRYVAIYSPLHYSTRMSKNLCVSLVTVPYTFGFLNGLSQTLLTFHLSFCGSLEINHFYCADPPLLLLACSDTYVKKMALFVVAGFTLLSSLFIILLSYVFIIAAILRIHSAEGRYKAFSTCGSHLTTVTIFYGTLFYMYLRPPSEKSVEESKTVAVFYTFLSPMLNPLIYSLRNKDVIQAIQQIKGNLFHKIAV, translated from the coding sequence ATGTCTTCTCAAAACCACACTGTAGTGATGGAATTCATTCTCTTGGGACTCACAGATGATCCAGTGCTAGAGAAGCTCCTGTTTGTGGTGTTTCTGGTGATCTACCTAATCACGCTGGCAGGGAATCTGCGCATGATCGTGCTGATCAGAACCAACTCCCACCTCCAAACTcctatgtatttcttccttaGCCACCTCTCCTTTGTAGACATTTGTTATTCTTCCAATGTTACTCCAAATATGCTTTACAATTTCCTCTCAGACCAGAAGATCATCTCCTATGCTGGATGCTTCACACAGTGTCTTCTATTCATTGCCCTGGTGATCACTGAGCTTTATATCCTTGCTTCAATGGCTTTGGATCGCTATGTAGCCATTTACAGCCCTTTACATTACAGTACCAGAATGTCCAAGAACCTTTGCGTCTCTCTAGTCACAGTCCCTTATACTTTTGGCTTCCTTAATGGACTCTCCCAGACACTGCTGACTTTTCACTTGTCTTTCTGTGGCTCCCTTGAAATCAATCATTTCTACTGTGCTGACCCTCCACTTTTATTGTTGGCCTGCTCTGATACCTATGTCAAAAAGATGGCACTGTTTGTAGTTGCTGGTTTTACTCTCTTAAGCTCCCTCTTCATCATTCTCCTGTCTTACGTTTTCATCATTGCAGCCATCCTGAGGATCCATTCGGCTGAAGGCAGATATAAAGCCTTTTCTACTTGTGGTTCCCACTTGACAACAGTGACCATATTTTATGGGACCCTCTTCTACATGTACTTAAGACCCCCATCTGAGAAGTCTGTAGAAGAGTCCAAAACAGTTGCagtgttttatacttttttgagCCCAATGCTAAACCCATTGATCTACAGCCTAAGGAACAAGGATGTGATCCAGGCCATCCAGCAAATAAAGGGAAATCTCTTTCATAAAATTGCAGTTTAG